A region from the Arcobacter sp. LA11 genome encodes:
- a CDS encoding chemotaxis protein CheX, producing the protein MYDTYSQLLIPILDRLKSFLQDDMSISVVNDESKVINSEHITLKENTVLIGTGGSVQLIITMGFDDSVLDKLVQEFCYGEVYEGDELIEIQDSVACEVSNTVIGNAIKNPIDDSVINITPPILIHEAKSLAKYKNSMILETQISTVDGDIQLTVIGPKDVFSDKLDLKEL; encoded by the coding sequence ATGTATGATACATATAGCCAACTTTTAATACCTATATTAGATAGATTGAAAAGTTTTTTACAAGATGACATGAGTATATCTGTTGTAAATGATGAATCAAAAGTGATAAACTCTGAGCATATTACCTTAAAAGAAAATACAGTATTGATTGGTACAGGTGGTTCAGTTCAACTTATCATAACAATGGGATTTGATGATTCAGTTTTAGATAAACTAGTACAAGAGTTTTGTTATGGAGAAGTTTATGAAGGTGATGAGTTAATAGAGATACAAGACAGTGTAGCTTGTGAAGTTAGTAACACTGTAATTGGAAATGCAATCAAAAATCCTATTGATGATAGTGTAATAAATATTACACCTCCAATATTAATCCATGAAGCTAAATCTTTAGCTAAATATAAAAACTCTATGATATTAGAAACACAAATAAGTACTGTCGATGGGGATATTCAGTTAACTGTAATAGGCCCTAAAGATGTATTTTCAGATAAATTAGATTTGAAGGAATTATAA
- a CDS encoding nitrous oxide reductase accessory protein NosL gives MRRKILKVLALAPFALLFTSCEKKISHEHREVHWDRDMCERCKMVVSERNHAAQVINKETGEAYMFDDIGCVILWFKEENITWKDTASIWITDVKTSKWIDARTAHYDTVHQTPMAYGFSANEKKESIVKDSEILNFEEMSKRVLQRGR, from the coding sequence ATGAGAAGAAAAATATTAAAAGTACTTGCATTAGCCCCTTTTGCACTTTTATTTACTTCATGTGAAAAAAAGATTTCCCATGAACATAGAGAAGTACATTGGGATAGAGATATGTGTGAAAGATGTAAGATGGTTGTAAGTGAAAGAAACCACGCTGCACAAGTGATAAATAAAGAGACCGGAGAAGCTTATATGTTTGATGACATTGGTTGTGTTATTCTTTGGTTTAAAGAAGAAAATATAACATGGAAAGATACAGCTAGTATCTGGATAACTGATGTTAAAACTTCAAAATGGATAGATGCAAGAACTGCACACTATGATACTGTTCATCAGACACCAATGGCATATGGATTTTCTGCTAATGAAAAAAAAGAGTCTATAGTTAAAGATTCTGAAATTTTAAATTTTGAAGAGATGTCTAAAAGAGTTCTTCAAAGAGGAAGATAA
- a CDS encoding response regulator, with protein MLNVLVVDDALVIRKNITRFLTDLGHKVISDANSGAQAVEICKENKDINLITMDITMPEMNGIEATKLIKEILPDVSIIMVTSHGQEELVSQSLKAGAKNFVLKPITKEKLEKTIGALFPEYAKEEDDELLDEE; from the coding sequence ATGTTAAATGTACTTGTAGTAGATGATGCTTTAGTTATAAGAAAAAATATAACTAGGTTTTTAACTGACTTAGGACATAAAGTTATTTCAGATGCAAATAGTGGTGCCCAAGCAGTTGAAATTTGTAAAGAGAATAAAGATATTAATTTAATTACTATGGATATAACAATGCCAGAAATGAATGGTATTGAAGCTACAAAGCTTATAAAAGAAATATTACCTGATGTTTCTATAATAATGGTAACTTCCCATGGACAAGAGGAATTAGTCTCTCAATCTTTAAAAGCTGGTGCAAAAAATTTTGTTTTAAAACCAATAACTAAAGAAAAATTAGAAAAAACAATTGGAGCATTATTTCCAGAATATGCAAAAGAAGAAGATGATGAATTATTAGATGAAGAGTAA
- the purL gene encoding phosphoribosylformylglycinamidine synthase subunit PurL produces MMQKEMNLEELALAHSLTLEELENIKEILGRDPNYVEIGIFSAMWSEHCSYKSSKKYLNGFPTKAPWVIQGPGENAGVIDIGDGYAAVFKMESHNHPSFIEPYQGAATGVGGIMRDVFTMGARPVASMNLIQFAGIEGDSETAQKHRYLLRGVVAGIGGYGNCMGVPTIGGQVGFEECYAGNNLVNAFNLGIAKADEIFLGLAEGIGNPVMYVGSKTGRDGLGGAVMSSAAFDEDSESKRPTVQVGDPFTEKLLLEACLELFKHDYIIGIQDMGAAGLTSSSFEMAGRSESGMIMHLDKVPAREEGMTPYDFMLSESQERMLICAKKGCEQKIIDIFEKWELDVAVIGEVTNTGNMELFWEGEKCAEVPVQPVSEQAPVLDRPVARPEYLDGIEDVDMSKEFSNQVVFDKLFSDMEVVDKSWVYDQYDSMVQTNTVKGPGKLDGSVVRIKETGKALAMSADCNTRQCYINPELGAAAAVMESGRNVAMTGATPKAITDCLNFGNPQNPEVMWQFAQACEGIKSACKELNTPVIGGNVSLYNETNGVGVFPTPAIAMVGVNDDANKSLPSCFQEDGNMIYLLGDTKSEFGASLYMKKMFDTVAGVHPEVDFSKELNLWNTVIEANKEGLLKAAKDVNVGGLAIALAKMAVVGNRGVEANISLEESRDIFSESLSRAVVEVSPENYQAFERLCEKNGIIYSNLGLVGGGKVSINDIYKELDSLKDVYFNKFKEVIEQDL; encoded by the coding sequence ATCATGCAAAAAGAGATGAATCTTGAAGAGTTAGCATTAGCTCACTCTCTAACACTTGAAGAACTTGAAAATATTAAAGAAATTTTAGGAAGAGACCCTAATTACGTAGAAATAGGTATCTTTTCAGCTATGTGGTCTGAACACTGTTCATATAAATCTAGTAAGAAATATTTAAATGGTTTTCCTACAAAAGCTCCTTGGGTAATTCAAGGTCCAGGTGAAAATGCTGGTGTAATTGATATTGGTGATGGTTACGCAGCTGTATTTAAAATGGAATCACATAATCATCCTTCATTTATTGAACCTTATCAAGGTGCCGCAACTGGTGTTGGTGGAATTATGAGAGATGTATTTACAATGGGTGCTAGACCTGTTGCAAGTATGAATTTAATCCAATTTGCTGGAATTGAAGGTGATAGTGAAACTGCACAAAAACATAGATATCTTTTAAGAGGTGTTGTTGCAGGTATTGGTGGATATGGTAACTGTATGGGTGTTCCAACAATTGGTGGACAAGTTGGTTTTGAAGAGTGTTATGCTGGAAATAACCTAGTAAATGCATTTAACTTAGGTATTGCAAAAGCTGATGAAATTTTCTTAGGTCTTGCAGAAGGTATTGGAAATCCAGTAATGTATGTTGGTTCTAAAACAGGACGAGATGGATTAGGTGGAGCAGTTATGAGTTCTGCTGCATTTGATGAAGATTCTGAGTCTAAAAGACCAACAGTACAAGTTGGTGACCCATTTACTGAAAAATTACTTTTAGAAGCTTGTTTAGAGCTATTTAAACATGATTATATTATTGGTATTCAAGATATGGGTGCTGCTGGATTAACTTCTTCTTCATTTGAAATGGCAGGAAGATCAGAGTCTGGAATGATTATGCATTTAGATAAAGTTCCTGCACGTGAAGAAGGAATGACTCCTTATGATTTCATGCTTTCTGAATCTCAAGAAAGAATGTTAATTTGTGCTAAAAAAGGTTGTGAACAAAAAATTATTGATATCTTTGAAAAGTGGGAATTAGATGTAGCTGTAATTGGTGAAGTAACAAATACAGGAAATATGGAACTGTTCTGGGAAGGTGAAAAATGTGCTGAGGTACCTGTTCAACCCGTATCTGAACAAGCTCCAGTCTTAGATAGACCAGTAGCTCGTCCTGAGTATTTAGATGGTATTGAAGATGTTGATATGAGTAAAGAGTTTTCAAATCAAGTTGTATTTGATAAACTTTTCTCAGATATGGAAGTAGTTGATAAATCTTGGGTTTATGACCAATATGATTCAATGGTACAAACTAATACAGTAAAAGGACCTGGTAAACTTGATGGTTCAGTTGTAAGAATCAAAGAGACAGGAAAAGCACTTGCTATGAGTGCTGATTGTAATACTAGACAATGTTATATTAATCCAGAACTAGGTGCTGCTGCCGCAGTTATGGAATCTGGAAGAAATGTAGCAATGACAGGTGCAACTCCAAAAGCAATTACTGATTGTCTTAACTTTGGTAATCCGCAAAACCCTGAAGTAATGTGGCAATTTGCACAAGCTTGTGAAGGTATTAAGTCTGCTTGTAAAGAGTTAAATACTCCAGTTATTGGTGGAAATGTATCATTATATAATGAAACTAACGGTGTAGGTGTTTTCCCAACTCCTGCAATTGCGATGGTTGGTGTAAATGATGATGCAAATAAATCATTACCTTCTTGTTTCCAAGAAGATGGAAATATGATTTATCTTTTAGGAGATACTAAATCAGAATTTGGTGCTTCTTTATATATGAAAAAAATGTTTGATACTGTTGCAGGTGTTCACCCAGAAGTTGATTTTTCAAAAGAATTAAATCTTTGGAATACTGTAATTGAAGCAAATAAAGAAGGTTTATTAAAAGCTGCAAAAGATGTAAATGTTGGTGGTTTAGCAATAGCTTTAGCAAAAATGGCTGTTGTTGGAAATAGAGGTGTAGAAGCTAATATTTCTCTTGAAGAAAGTAGAGATATTTTCTCTGAATCATTATCTAGAGCAGTAGTTGAAGTAAGCCCTGAAAATTATCAAGCTTTTGAAAGACTTTGTGAAAAGAATGGAATAATTTATTCTAACTTAGGATTAGTTGGTGGTGGAAAAGTTTCTATCAATGATATCTATAAAGAGTTAGACTCTTTAAAAGATGTATACTTCAATAAATTCAAAGAAGTTATTGAACAAGATTTATAA